In Planctomycetia bacterium, one DNA window encodes the following:
- the truB gene encoding tRNA pseudouridine(55) synthase TruB — protein sequence MVSRTSQSQTTKSPGGPPEPCGVVNLYKPRGWTSAKYVYRLRPIFGLRKIGHAGTLDPFADGVIVACVGGATRWVERIMAMPKRYRTTLRLGVTNETFDPEQPFREVPGAQPPPRAAIDAAVSAMRGDVMQTPPDYSAMRVGGRFSYQRVKAGETVRHEPRVIRIDAIDVLAYAWPRLELDIACGRGTYIRAIARDLGVTLGCGAICESLTRTAVGPFEIKGSVDLTRSDPQAVRAALVTSLDASDG from the coding sequence ATGGTTTCGAGAACATCACAATCGCAAACGACGAAATCGCCGGGCGGTCCGCCGGAGCCGTGCGGCGTCGTGAATCTCTACAAGCCGCGCGGCTGGACCAGCGCGAAATACGTCTACCGCCTGCGGCCGATCTTCGGGCTGCGCAAGATCGGGCACGCCGGGACGCTGGACCCCTTCGCCGACGGCGTGATCGTGGCGTGCGTTGGTGGCGCGACGCGCTGGGTGGAGCGCATCATGGCGATGCCCAAGCGCTACCGCACAACGCTGCGGCTGGGTGTCACCAATGAGACATTCGATCCGGAGCAGCCGTTTCGCGAGGTGCCCGGGGCGCAGCCGCCCCCACGCGCAGCCATCGACGCGGCCGTATCGGCGATGCGCGGCGACGTGATGCAGACGCCGCCGGACTACAGCGCGATGCGCGTCGGCGGGCGATTCAGCTACCAGCGCGTGAAAGCGGGCGAGACGGTGCGGCACGAACCGCGCGTGATCCGCATCGATGCGATCGACGTGCTCGCGTATGCCTGGCCGCGGCTGGAACTGGACATCGCCTGCGGCCGCGGGACGTACATCCGGGCGATCGCGCGCGACTTGGGCGTCACCCTGGGTTGCGGTGCGATCTGTGAATCGCTGACGCGCACGGCCGTAGGTCCATTTGAGATCAAGGGTTCGGTCGATCTGACGCGCAGCGACCCGCAGGCAGTGCGTGCGGCACTGGTGACAAGTCTTGACGCTTCGGACGGATGA